TCCGGAAGATAAAGTTGGAGGCGCATTCCAAAGGGTTTGGAACAaggaaaaacccaggggccgcaGCCAACCATGCAGCGTTAAGAGTCAGCTACGTGCCAACCTGCCACAGCACGTGCCCATCAAAATAGAACTCCATCGCATCTACAACACAAAGACCCTGCATGCAGAAGGGATTGGGTTCAGATCCCAGCTTTTGGGGTTAGAAGGTtcaaaacaatgggaaaaaaattcatCTGCCTGGAAAGACCCTTCCGTAAGGAACACCTGACCCCCCCAACAGCTGAGTCAGCAGGAATCTGGAAGTCATTTACAGTGCTAGAATGACTTCTCTCAGGTGTGCATCAGCCAGGATTTCTCAGCTGCCCTCTAAAGTTTGTGTCATCCAACTAACTTTGGGGCACCACTTTGAACAGAGTGCAATGGGCAATGATCAAGGGCAGAAAGGGAAGCTTTCCTACTAGCACAAATGACAACATGGGTTGGAGGAGGGTCAACAGAAATCCTTCCCTGCAGCAACACAATGACTCAGAGATAAACCTCTTCCTTCAAGGTCCCATTAGGCACAGAATGTGCTTTCTCTGCCTCTCCGGGCATCTCTGGACATGCCAAACACAAATTAAGTATAATCCTTAAGACTGTTGTTCAACTAAAACAATCCCACAGGCTTGGTGGAAGCAGGACTCTGGGACACTGTCAGCCAAGACCAGGCCACTATAAAATCAGAGGTAAAAAGGGGAAACAGCTGGAAATGTCCTGCAACCTCAGGGGGAAAATTGTGGGAGAGAATGAAGGGCAAAAGTTGGATCATAACAAGACTGAGATGCTTTCTGATTAATTTCTGTTGCCACCTGCAAAGGCAGGGCAGCTCCACTCCGATGTAGCTCCACTACAATTCCAATCAGCTGCACTCACGAGCCTATTCCATGGCGCCTAACGCTGGCTCAGCAGCATCTGAagggctgagaattctggaatgcAAACTGAGATCATCAGCAGAATGTTGCAGCCACGCTTGATTCCTGCGGTGTGGATTTTAGTCTTCAATTATATTGGGGTGCACTTCCCGGGACTTAATGAATTTTGGGGAGTATACCTATTTTCAAGTATCAACGCTAGGAGTATCTGGCCTAATTTATGAATGCTTTGTTTcatgcaaggattttttttttcttgcttactCCAGCCTTCTTTTTCCTTAATCGCTTGTGCTGACCACTAAATTTGGGGCACAGGCTTTGAAAAGCAAGTCAACCTTTCCTTACCAGCAAAACTGGGGGTCTGTCAGAAACGGCAAATAAGAAAGAAATCCGCTTGTACCTTTCTAGACTCCAGAGCTTGACAGAGCCATCGGCTGCGCAGGATGCCAGATTTACATCCTTCTTGTCTAATGAGATGGTTGCTTTGGGGTGGAAGACGATTGCCCCGACGTTCGTATTATGCCCTTAGGAGGGGTGAGAAAGCCTGCCAATTAGAACCAGCCTACCCCTGAACTAGGCTctgttttcttaataaatcttcAATATGGCTGCAGAAATTCACCACATGCTGGGTGAATCCCAGCTTCCGCCCCTGGCTCTTGGAAGTCAGGTCTGGGAAAGAATCCAGCTTGGAACCCTGAAGATCTTCTAACACCTCTCAGACAAAGAGAGATCTGACATCCACTGACAAAGGGGGCCTTACAGAAACCGATGAACCGTAACTCCCAATCCCGAGGGCTGGAGTTCAACAGCATCAAACAAGCTTGAAGGCCAGGAAAAGCAAGCTgggttgtgggtgggtggggggagatacgGTACCTCGCAAAGTGAGGATGAGTTTGCAGTCTGGCACCGACCATAACTTGCAGAGGCCGCTCCTGAGGACAGAAAGaaaggagaccacaaggaaaaagGTTACTCGGGCGTTTTATTCTTTTACAACCCTTGTAGGATTGGGGATAAAGCCTGATGGGACACAGTGCCGCCTGGGGAACGCCCCTGAACCTGCCGTAGCTCAGCTTCGATCTGCATCTTGCATCGCACCCAAAAGCCAACTTACTCCTCACCCAGCTCCCAAGCAGAGGGGTCATCCAAGTATATCAGGACACGCCCATCACCGTCCCAGCTGCTGGATTCtgtatcagctgtagcttccgagtgttcttcaagggcagacccgtGTAAAGGGTCTTACAGTAGTGCAAGTGAGAGTGCACTCAGGCATGAGGGACTGTGAGCAGGGCTTCCTGATCTGGGAGCAGAAGATGTAACTGCACAAGAGCCTCCCTGGCCCTCTTCAtgcaggagctgagagtctagGAGAACCTCTATGTTGAAGACCATTTCTGAGTGGGGCTGTTCGACCCCATTCAGAGTCCAGGATGGAATTTCCTTGGAATCGTTAGGCCCACAAACTCCAAACTGCTGCATCAGGGAGAGATTCAGACAGCCTGTTCCTTCCCATCTAAACCCTGACagcctctaggtcagtgtttcgcaatcttggtaactttaagatgggtggacttcaactcccagaactccccagccagccaagctggctggggagttctgggagttgaagtccacccatcttaaagttgtcaaggttgagaaacactgctctgggggcTGGGCAGGCATTTCCATCCCATCACTGTCCAGCCTAGGGATGAGATGTGTAGCTGGTTATTGTCAGCGTATTGGTGACAGTAGACCCTGAGCCAGTAAACGACctttcccagcagcttcatgcagatgtGAAAAGGCTCAGAGAGATCCCTGAGGCACTCCGCAGAATAAAGGTCTCCAGGCAGATCTCTCCTTTCCCACCTCCACCGATGGAAACACCTCTTTAGGAAGAAGAACCATTACAAAGCAGTAGTCCCCACTCCAATCGCCAGAGACGGCTCAGCAGGAATACCACCGATAAAGAGTCCTCCAGAACCTATGTTTCATTTATAGAGTCTCTAAATTATTCAGGCCCAATATATCGGAAAGCCAACCTCTGCATATGAAATGGTTCTTCAGCAGAGAGTCCCTCAATTTTTTCCTTAAGGCTAAGCATTCAAGGCCACTAATAATGCGATAATCCCTTAAAATAAAGATTAACTACAACTAGAGAGCAACTCCACGCACAGATCATTAATGTGTGaaccacctaaaaaaaaaaaagccgggTAATCTTAAATTAACAAGCCCTATCACCTGCAGATTTAAAAacaccagtttttttttaagctggatGCTCCCTTCAACCACCCTTCTGCCCTCTCCTGCATGAGATGACCACAAAAGACAACCAACCCTTCTTACCAGCAGGCTGTGGCCAGGAGCTTGGAGTTGGAACTAAAATGGCAGTAAGAGATGGGACGGTCATCCCCGATTTGGCTGCAGAAGTTATTCAGAGACTGGAAATGAAACCACATCAAAAGAAGTAAGCTGCCAAGCATTTCAAAAGGGTTTAAAAGAAGAGGGGGGTTCACCTGTTGGAGCATAGAAGTTTCTAGTTTTATACAGACTGGATTCATCACTGAGCTCACATACGGTGTGGTAATTGGCTTAGCGAGTTGTGCAAACTCACAACTATTAGGATCTGCTCAACAGGCGATGGTCCAAAGAAACCAGGGTTTAGGATGATAACGTGAGCCCACTTATGGAGTTCCAAAAACCGGCtcaatagaatactttattggccaagcatgattagacatacaaggaatttgactttggtgcaagagctcccaatatatttacataacatcaaaaataaacaacagtaaagtaataatgttatttactaaaactatacaatcaaggaagaaaaaaaattgaaggaaagtaATACTACAGCTATTCACTAACAcgctcatatttaaagggagaattaactCTAAGAATTAACTCTAATTAACTCAACTACTCTAAGCCCAGCTTGCTCTAACCAGCAGCCGCTTTTCCAATCTCCGGAAAAGGTTTTGCTgcgtttgcttttttttttcagccaaaaaGGCCACTGACCAAACATGTAATATTTAGCATGCGAAGCAGATCTAGTCACACAAAGCGTCCCTATTTCCGGAGGGCCCCTttaagggggagatgggtggcgatagaaatgtgaatgaatgaatgaatgaatgaatgaatgaatgaatgaatgaatttcaagCTGCAAATCTCTGACCTGAAGCTTGGCAGAGAGAATCCTACCCACCCTCAAAGATTTGTGAAGCTCTTGTTTCTGGGATGTCCGTGTGGCCTCGGGGACCTCCTTGAACAAGCGAGCTTCGTCCAGTCGCTTCACCGCCCTAGGCAAGAACACAGACAGACCTGTTATGTCCTCCAACTTGTGCAATTTACCTCCTGGTGCGAAGCTGGAAGACCTCATCTTCCACTACTCTTGTTACAGACCACAAGACATACCTAGGTTTTTTTGCAAAAGctctctaaaatatatttttgcctttACCTTGTTTCATGTTTACTGGAATccccaaagttttttttaaaaaaggattgatATCAGAGTATTTGTGTTGATGCTGCAAGAAATTTGACTCACGTTCCTTTACCGCTGCTTTTTTGGTTTCAAGCCATTACACACATTAATACAACTTTGTATTACCCAGCAAAAATGTCACAAAACGGGATCACGTGACCaaaggacgctgcaactggttgtgAAGGTgtcggctgccaagtgcccaaattgcgatcatgtgaccacaggggtggtgcGACGGTTTGCGACGGTTgttaagtgtgagtacaggttgtaaagcactttttctgaggccattgtaactttggaccgtcattaaacaaacggttgttaagcaaggactacctataatactgtacattaaacagtgttggctggggaattctgggagttgaagtctacgcctcttaaatttgctgaggtttagaaacactgcgTTACAGGACTAAACTGGTGGTATATTAATATTACatggatctttttctttttcctcaagaCTCAGCTCATTTCCATCACTCTTATCtctattttttaattgaattatCACTGGTCTATCATTTTTGTCTTGGCTTGTAAAATTTCACTAACAGCCTTACCGAGGAAGAGAGTAGTTTGCAATCCAGAGTCTGGCTGTCTTCAGGGTACTCGGCCCTTCGTGGTACCAAGTCTGCTGATACTAAGAGAGATAAACCACAAAAAGGAGTGAAGACGCATAGCCAACCTCTCTTTTCACAAGTGACGTGATGCATAATGTATTTtccaggaaggattcttatgtATCTCCATCATCGCTGAGTTATGAGTCATTTCCTTCCACGGTTGAGTTTGATTTGGGGTACTGAGCCTCTAGCTCCTCTACTTGCTATTGATTTATGCACAAATCAAAACCATTGGTCACCTTTGTTTCAAAGCGACTGTTCTTTTGTTTACGTGTTTGACATAATGGAAGTCCAGCCCAAGAGGAGACAAAGAGCATTGGAAGAGATTCAAGTGCTTCCCTTAAGCATGAACGACAGAAGCTGCTTAACACACTCACCTCTTCTTTTGCCTTCTTGGATTTTTCATCgtctttcttggttttcttcaaGGCATCAGGGCCAACTACCGAGAGGATATTACGTAGCCTACCGAGAAGTAAAAGGCACCGTGAAAATGCTTTTAGTCTGGGAAAGGCAAGGAGAGTCAGTCAAATGCaaacatctacaggtagtcctcacttaatgaccacaattgggactggaattttggttgctatgtgaagcagtcattaagtgaatcaacctggttttatgaccttttttatggcagccattaagcgaatcattgtgggcgttaagcaaaccatgtgggcgttaagtgaatcacgcagttccccactgattttgcttgccagaagccggctgggcaCATCGAAAATAGCAATCACCTGACCACAGGGCACTGCgacgaaccagttgccaagtgcccaaattgtgatcacgtgatcaggggatgctgcgacagttgtaagtgtgaggactggtcacatcAGTTTTTCCAGTAAGGCCAAACCGTCACTAAGTGAATGATTGTGAAGTGGTGACCTGTACTCTCACCTCTCCCTCCTTTCTGCAGGGCCTTCTCCAAAAAGCGTGATAGGTTCTCCAAGCGCTCGTAAGCAGGCCTTGACTTCAGAGTCATCGGTGGAAACGTTGATTTGCCTGGCTCGTTTCCGGCGCTCAAATTCAGCCAGTACTTCTGCCTGACGTTCACTGATGTGGTCTTCCAGGTCAAAAACTTCACCTAGCCATAGAAGAAATCCAACAGGTTACTTTAGGAGATTAAAACATTTATAGGCCACCTGCTCTACATAATTCTAGGCAGCAGTTATAGCTATTGCAGTCCAACCTGGAGCCcagaatattttgttgtttattcattcagtcgcttccgactctttgtgacttcatggaccagcccacgtcagagcttcctgtcggtcgtcgccacccccagctcccccagggacgagtccatcacctccagaatatcatccatccaccttgcccttggtcggcccctcttctttttgccctccattctccccagcatcagcatcttctccagggtgtcctgtcttctcattatgtggccaaagtacttcagttttgcctttaatatcgttccctcaagtgagcagtctggctttatttcctggaggatggactggttggatcttcttgcagtccaaggcactctcagaattttcctccaacaccacagtccaaaagcatcgatcttccttctctcagccttccttacggtccagctctcgcagccatatgttactatggggaacaccattgctttaactgtgcggacctttgttgtcagtgtgatgtctctgctcttacctatgttatcgagattggtcattgctcttctcccaagggccCAGAATATATTTTACCCCAATTTTACGATCACAAAATAAGGTACTAGGTTCAACTGGCTCCACTGCAAAGGATCAAGGAGCAGAGCACAATTAACCCAATGCTTGTGATAAAAGCAATGCCTCCTCATTCTACTGCTCCAGGGCAAGATAAGGCTTCAGCTCATACCTTCATTTTATGTATGGGTTCTTAATAGTAATTGTTGGGTGGATGCCATTAGGACCCAGAAAGCTATAACTATGTAGCCTTTCACGATgttctaaaatattattattactaggtttttatcccaccttttttgaATATTCGGTCATCTTGATATATCTCAAGATGTATCTTCTCTTGTTGCATCAATTTGCTTTAGTTATTTATCTGGCCAACATCAAACTTAAATATCTATCCAGCTGTGTATCTCCTGTAATATAGACAGATCCAAAGGAGGGGGGGGAAAACCCAAAACCGTGTTGCTCTCCTGTCTACCGGGCATCTTCTTACCGGTGGAGATGTTGATGTTGCCGGCCTCAATGGCTGCTTTGACGGCATCTTTGCCCATCATCCCCGACTCCCCCTTCAGGATGCGTTCGCGCTCCTTCTCCTCCAGGCTCCCGTAGAAAATGGGGGCCTTCTTAGCAGGAGGGGCATCTCCTTCGTCGGAAGCCTTCGCCTTCATCCCCTGCAAGAAAAGTTAAGGAGgcggatgatgggagctgtagtccaccCTTCTTAGGAGCCGCCTCCTCGTCCTGATTCAGGAAGCTGGCGGGGAATGAGGGGGGCTGTATTACTGCGCCGCCGGAACGACGCTTTCATCCAACGGGGCCGCTAATGGCACTGGCTGTGGCCGATAGGCATTGTAGTCCACCGTTTGAAAAGTACCGgttggagggaagggaggacaaCGGAGGGAGACGGAGCTCCCTCAGCGTCAAGTTTAAACAGCCCGGGCCCAGCCCAGGCGCGTCCCCGGTCCTTACTCACCGCGGAGCTCCGCGTCGCGGCCATAGCGCCCCTCGCAGCCGGTCCAGCAGCACAGCGGGGTCTCCCGAAGCACTTCCGGAGCAGTGACCCGCCCGGCGGAGCGCCTGAGCCAACGGCGCCTGCGCAGGCCGTTCTGGAGAGCCGGCCGCTCTAGGCGGGCGCAGACTCTGTGAGCCGCTTCTCGCGAGCGTTTCCGGGATGCCGGCTTGAAAGGAGCCGGTGCGCATGCGCGCCTGAGGAGCCGCGGAAGGGTCGGGTGGGACGATGCTGCGGCGGAAGCCGACCCGGCTGGAGCTGAAGCTGGACGACATCGAGGAGTTTGAGGGGGCCCGCAAGGAGCTGGAGGTAGGTGGGGGGCTGGCTGGGAGTCCCCGGCCGGAGAGGGGGGCGCTGCTCGTGCTGCTTTAAAAACTGCCCCCGGGAGCACTCTGCCCATGTTCAGAGGCACTCTCCCCGAGGCCAATGCTTGAGTGATTTTAAGGAAATGAAAAGCAGCTTTGCTTTATAGCGAACACGCCCGCCCTGATGATCTAGAAATATTCTGCACATGGTCAGAGGCAGCCGTTCCCCAAGAATCTGCAGGTTTTGGAAAACAGAAACATTCCGGCTAAAATTTTAAGCCCCTTTCCTGGAGAAGAAAGCTGATGAACGCAGGACTAAGATTTAGCACGCGTTAGGATCGGGCTGGTTGTTTTTAGTTTGGCAGTATGTACTGAAATGGATAAGGACTAGTGAAAGTCGTTTGATCCGTTCTGGCGTTGCTCGTCGTGAATAAGATCACCGCCTTTTACAGCCTTGTGCCTTCTATTGCTGAGTTTGAAGCAGAAATTGAAATCAAGGTTTTTCACTTTAGGAGAAGGTCCGTTGTTGATGGAATATCTATCACTACCAGCAagggaaataacaacaacaacagtaaattaaatttatatagtggccgactcccagcaactcttaaCAAGTATTTCCTGCActatctgcatgtgtgtgtgtatgtgtatacagggcataccaaaagtcaggccctatAAACAACGTAttctataaattacattaaatgttcaaattggttgccactTTCTTTTAAACTTTTCCTTCCTCATTTGATGCATGACCTCTGAACATTCCCCTAAGTATGGTAagataagggacgtggtggcgctgcgggttaaaccgctgagctgctgagcctgccgatcggaaggtcggcggttcgaatccgcctgacggggtgagctcccgctgctagtcccagctcctgccaaccgagcagttcgaaaacatgcaaatgtgagtagattaataggtactgctttggcaggcaggtaacggcgttccgtgtagtcatgccggccacatgaccacggaggaagtgtctacggacaaacgccggctcttcggctttgaaatggagatgagcaccgccccctagagtcggacacgactggacttaatgtcaagggaaacctttacctttactatggtaaGATActccctggggaaaaaaattaataaagcatatTGTCATTTGCCCTTTGTATCCATGAGGATAGATGGCggttcatattttaaatattaatctgCTTTCATATATCGACAGAGTTTTCTTTTTGAACGAGCTGTTGGTTATATACTGCAGGAACTGAAATGAATGTTTATATTTGTCCTGTGCCGCTGAAGGCAAAGTGGGATTGGAAGAGGTTCTTTGTTGCAAACATAATGATTGCCAAATAATGTAGAAATTGACCTTAAGATAGTTTTTGAAAGCAAAGACGGAGTAGCTGTTTGCCAGGCTGACTGCACTGAATACAAGTTAAGACTGTATTGTCCATGGCCTATTCTGATCCTGTGAagcatttatttctgaatttttcctctttctgggCCATTCCCAAAgcatttgattatttattaattttttacctCTCTGGCCGTGCTAAAACGTTCCGTGTCGAGGGGGAACGGATGCAGCTGGGCTTCCTGAAGTATCTGCACCTTTCTGTCTTTGCAGACTcataaaaagcagcatgaagaGGTGGACATGGTGGGAGCCAATGATGGCGAGGGGGCCCTGGCACTGAATCCCGATCACAAGAGCTGGGAGCAGGTGATCCATGACCGGATTGGCTACAAACTGCAGCCTAAAACCAGCAACCGTTCATCTCAGTTTGGGAACTTTGAATTCTAGAGcgacgggggcggggggggacacACGACCCTCGTCATGCCGCTGCCTCTGGGCGAAACACGTTTGTGGGGGATTATGCGGAGCTGATTTAGGACAAGGACGGCACAGGGACTGCAAGGATTTTAGAAGATGAAAGCTTTGCTATTCTCTAAGAAAGAGACTGGATCCCTTTTTTCCCTCGAAGGCTGCTTTCGCACAACCTCCTGCCCTGTGTACCTTTAATAACCTCCCGTTTGCAACAGAGGGCTTAAATCTTACAACAGTAATAGAAAAGgtgctggcctggcctggcctctGTGTGCAAATGGTTTCAGATTTCACTGTTAATGCCGCTGGGAGTTTTGCATGGTGTAGCCCTCCCCAATCTGGAAAAGTTTTATTTCTGCAGCACCGCCGGCCGGGGGAAAGCGGGGCAGAGCCTCCTCCCTCCAGTCACTTTAACAAGGATGAACTTCCAGGCTCACCTCTTCCTAGACCTGCGTTTGCGGCTTAAATTAGCTTGTTTTCCTCTCTGCGTTGTACCCCTTTCTAACGTTTAAGACATTAAATTGTGAGCTACTCTTCGGATAGTGCTCTGGGGCTGGGTGCATGCCAGCCAGTTGCTCCAGTTTGTGAATTGACACAAGTAGGAGAAATGGCTATTGCCGttggaaagggggtggggggaaaaagcAGAATCTAGCTGATGGGTTGAATCTTTTTATTCTACTTAACCACACAGGGCAGCTTGTAAACATATCATGCGTCCGTCATTTTCTGTTAAGACACCCTGTGCTTTAGTACTTACAACAGCGTAATCATTAGTATTCACATAACAATAGTTAATGGATACACTTCCATCAGCTTGGAATTCAAAGGAGACATCCTGTGTGGTACTATACAGCCTGGAGAAGCAATACAGCTAAGGCACCATTTTTTCATGGATACACTGTGAgtagggaagggaggagggacaCCAGAATAACAACATCCTTATGGAAGAACAATACTGAGTGATGGTCAGCTGCAAATGAGACCAGGTTTTCTGTCCACAAATGTAAGTAAGACAAAGATGCTGGcaggtgacttttttttttttttgccttccccTCAAATATACAAGGAAAGCATCCAATTGCTAAAGCTGGAACTGTCAAATGAGCCTTAAATCTTTATATGGCTAGGTTCACATCTTAATATTAACCAAGAAGCCACTCCTTTTTCTGTGTTTACACAATATTTTGGATAAAAGTACAGGAGCTCCTTGCtgaacgaccacaactgggaccagaatttaggttgctaagcaatgcggttgttaagcggatccagacctgattttacgaccatttttgcagtggtggtgaagcaaatcacgcggttccctgttgattttgcttctcAGAAACCAGCGGGGAAGTCGAAAAtggtgactgtgggatgctgccaCTGTCATAAATGCGCAGCAGTTGCCAACTGCTGAATtgtgatcatggggatgctgtgacggttgttaACTCTAGACTGTTGCTAAGCGAATGGTCGTTAACTGAGGTCTGTCTATAAGCAGCTGGACACAATATACCAAGCTACAAAGGAAGCTAGCCATGATTGAAGTACAACAAACTTATGTCAGCGGACCCACTAGGCCTCATGGCTGAGATGAAATGTATAAATCCAGTCTATGTGCCTTTTAATGTGAAGGGTTGATGAAGGCTGAGAACTTAGATTGTACAGTGGGGAAAAAGGCTGGTTCAGCTACCGGTTTACTATTCTGCACACACCATTTGGGCAAATGCCATCATTTGATGTGTGCTGATAAGCTACAAGGGCAGAGATGGTAGGAGAGTTTGACTGAAGACATAAGCAGCTTGGAGGTAGGATTGTGCCATTTTGCTTCTCCCGAAGAGTGCCAGCCTCGTGAAAACTTACTGTCAGCTGACATGGTGCTTTGTTTGATCCCCCATGGCTACAGTTCTCCAGCTTGTATCAACTCCCCCCCTCCTTGggcaattaattaaaaaacagttTGCTTACTCAGCACAACCAATGCAGGGAATGTTTAATCCAGATGCCACTCTCTTCCTTCCAAGGGTGGCATTAAAGCCAAAGCAGGGAATGCTGCCACTCCTCCTCCAGGTGAtgctgaactacaaatcccattGGCCTCAGCCCTGCCTCTGCTTCCTTACTCGCAGCTAAAGCATTAAACTGGACCTCAAATTTGCAAGGGGAGAGTGGTGTCATCCCACAATGTGAATTCCTGCTGGGCAATTGGGGGGGGGCGCATTGTGTGTCTCATGGGCCATCCAGGTGTGCCTAGGAAGCTcacaggtacaattcaaggtcattttttttctcttctactgtTAGTCCTC
Above is a window of Candoia aspera isolate rCanAsp1 chromosome 16, rCanAsp1.hap2, whole genome shotgun sequence DNA encoding:
- the PRPF4 gene encoding U4/U6 small nuclear ribonucleoprotein Prp4, which produces MAATRSSAGMKAKASDEGDAPPAKKAPIFYGSLEEKERERILKGESGMMGKDAVKAAIEAGNINISTGEVFDLEDHISERQAEVLAEFERRKRARQINVSTDDSEVKACLRALGEPITLFGEGPAERRERLRNILSVVGPDALKKTKKDDEKSKKAKEEYQQTWYHEGPSTLKTARLWIANYSLPRAVKRLDEARLFKEVPEATRTSQKQELHKSLRSLNNFCSQIGDDRPISYCHFSSNSKLLATACWSGLCKLWSVPDCKLILTLRGHNTNVGAIVFHPKATISLDKKDVNLASCAADGSVKLWSLESDEPVADIEGHTVRVARVAWHPSGRFLGTTCYDHSWRLWDLEAQEEILHQEGHSKGVYDMAFHVDGSLAGTGGLDAFGRVWDLRTGRCIMFLEGHLKEIYGVNFSPNGYHIATGSGDNTCKVWDLRQRRCIYTIPAHQNLVTGVKFEPNHGNFLLTGAYDNTAKVWTHPGWSPLKTLAGHEGKVMGLDISLDGQLIATCSYDRTFKLWMAE
- the CDC26 gene encoding anaphase-promoting complex subunit CDC26, whose product is MLRRKPTRLELKLDDIEEFEGARKELETHKKQHEEVDMVGANDGEGALALNPDHKSWEQVIHDRIGYKLQPKTSNRSSQFGNFEF